A single genomic interval of candidate division TA06 bacterium harbors:
- the bamD gene encoding outer membrane protein assembly factor BamD, whose protein sequence is MKKYLLPIMLIILSLGLVSCGGKKAMVKKMEADDYYARGQQFFQNKKYVDAMDDFKAVVFNYSGSKLALDANYFLAECYLRTRDYPGAIAEFQQILNTYSPCRYDDESRFKIALCYYKDSPGYALDQSETTVKAGQSLNLYFTYLSDTTWAPEARQLKGNIEDKLAHKEFDAGRIYFKMKRYAPAKLYLENLMTQYPQTRWAGEAKKLLDQIPAAVKVQPALPDSTPVTADSSQGK, encoded by the coding sequence ATGAAGAAATACTTATTACCGATTATGTTGATCATCCTGTCCCTGGGCCTGGTTTCCTGCGGGGGCAAAAAAGCTATGGTGAAAAAAATGGAGGCCGACGACTACTACGCCCGGGGCCAGCAGTTCTTCCAGAACAAAAAATACGTGGACGCCATGGACGATTTCAAGGCCGTGGTCTTCAACTATTCCGGCAGCAAGCTGGCCCTGGACGCCAATTACTTCCTGGCCGAGTGCTATCTAAGGACCCGCGATTATCCCGGAGCCATCGCCGAGTTCCAGCAGATACTGAACACCTACTCGCCCTGCCGCTACGACGACGAGTCCCGGTTCAAGATCGCCCTGTGCTATTACAAGGACTCGCCGGGCTACGCCCTGGACCAGAGCGAGACCACGGTCAAAGCCGGACAGTCACTGAACCTCTATTTCACCTATTTGTCCGACACCACCTGGGCCCCGGAAGCCCGCCAGCTTAAGGGCAACATCGAGGACAAGCTGGCCCACAAGGAATTCGATGCCGGGCGGATATATTTTAAAATGAAGCGTTACGCCCCTGCCAAATTATACCTGGAAAACCTGATGACCCAGTATCCCCAGACCCGCTGGGCAGGCGAGGCCAAGAAACTTTTGGACCAGATCCCGGCTGCGGTAAAGGTCCAGCCGGCCCTGCCGGACAGCACCCCGGTCACCGCCGACAGCAGCCAGGGCAAATAG
- a CDS encoding cyclic nucleotide-binding domain-containing protein yields the protein MPDQSTSTGTETVSIWQRLVATLDFSKQKPQLKPGAEEACFADRQGQEYFVVKAPEGSGYIKLGLKDYFLYSSFTGRKTIQEILVDYFRKFGSLAFSRIGTLYQELFAGGFLVQKPSNFYKNLAQRIRHQKPLVKILDLIKNLPQRQWPIPNFDNLTGILYRGGFKYFFSLPAKIISGMMILAGLASFGVLVKGGQYSVLKSSGSYLTGLIILVMLNYLAVITHEMSHALACKHYKRKVNSGGTILYLGFPAFYVDTTDAWLLPKDQRLFISLVGPYTQAFLAGAASLLAVLMPGFFLNPLLYKFAFLSFVSVFANFNPSLELDGYYMLVDWLELPGLKTKAAQFIKQGLKAKLKSREPFTREERIYAGFKLWSYVWSAFALGIALYFWRLQAARIWHKFLSGTTSQARWWLTAVLALALLGALAALRKHIVKIAAGAWQGLLKLVRQKPLLASLSLLAFFGAAALLISLFPAWVRILLMLPFGAMALLVFLRVHSYYRGSHLSLVFWCLLLASLWQMGLASFTSNIHPYLWLVSSGALALAGFSQFSYSSLRRWRQWQRWLWGALWALMMLVISVNPGFSPPQTLGIMLLWSTFLMVLSLYWNNQGSSLEYFWMIVLTGLLGQNVMTVWRLPARLDLFPALMQTLALLWLYLIIKGTSWQPETSTFEAADSERRRMRQAAVKIYKLSRTHFAAFFGESSAKAMDDRLNLVLIEKGWPIRLYGDKSEERFERDRGILERSPAFKGLLDEMYFYISRITGSYFAKNTFKTAYESLYWEEREIAQQYLMSGCHWSEGLTLKKLSREKKDAQDVITGVARFWELSQEEAKVFFSRLKEDRRKAGETIIRQGEEGDKFYIIKSGQVEISIQKDGGPAQIAALLARGDYFGEIALIKKVPRTATARAVSDCSLLTLERADFELLMSQKVDLGPRIDRLLENRGFLVKLPLFSEFAPAQVAMAASRLIPRRCQPGEAVIAQGELGDSFYIIKEGQFEVWVEREGQKNKVAALGPGEYFGEIALLLDMPRTASVVSQGQGLVLQLHKDDFKSLLGEHLYFYKSLEQASSRRLKDTRHKVS from the coding sequence ATGCCCGACCAATCCACATCAACCGGGACAGAGACCGTTTCCATCTGGCAACGGCTCGTTGCCACTTTGGATTTCTCCAAACAGAAGCCTCAACTAAAGCCGGGAGCCGAGGAGGCCTGCTTTGCCGACCGCCAGGGCCAGGAATATTTTGTGGTCAAGGCCCCGGAGGGCAGCGGTTACATAAAGCTGGGGCTTAAAGACTACTTCCTTTACTCATCCTTCACCGGCCGGAAGACCATTCAAGAAATCCTGGTGGACTATTTTCGGAAATTCGGGTCGCTGGCCTTCTCCCGGATCGGCACCCTGTACCAGGAGCTTTTTGCCGGAGGGTTCCTGGTTCAAAAACCTTCCAACTTTTACAAGAACCTGGCCCAGAGGATCCGTCACCAAAAACCGCTGGTCAAGATACTGGACCTGATAAAGAACCTTCCCCAGCGGCAGTGGCCTATCCCCAATTTTGATAATCTGACCGGTATCCTGTACCGGGGCGGTTTCAAGTATTTCTTCTCCCTGCCTGCAAAAATTATCTCCGGGATGATGATCCTGGCCGGCCTGGCCTCCTTTGGGGTCCTGGTCAAAGGCGGGCAGTACAGTGTGCTCAAATCCTCGGGCTCCTATCTGACCGGGCTGATCATCCTGGTTATGCTGAACTATCTGGCGGTGATCACCCACGAGATGTCCCACGCCCTGGCTTGCAAGCATTACAAGCGGAAGGTCAACAGCGGGGGGACCATCCTGTACCTGGGCTTTCCGGCCTTCTATGTGGACACCACCGACGCCTGGCTGCTGCCCAAGGACCAGCGGTTGTTCATCTCCCTGGTGGGGCCCTATACTCAGGCCTTCCTGGCCGGAGCGGCTTCCCTTTTAGCCGTCCTGATGCCGGGCTTCTTTTTGAACCCCCTGCTTTACAAATTCGCCTTTCTTTCCTTCGTCTCGGTCTTCGCCAACTTCAATCCCAGTTTGGAACTGGACGGTTACTACATGCTGGTGGACTGGCTGGAACTGCCGGGGCTAAAGACCAAGGCCGCCCAGTTCATCAAGCAAGGCTTGAAGGCCAAGCTCAAATCCAGGGAACCGTTTACCCGGGAGGAAAGGATCTACGCCGGTTTCAAGCTGTGGAGCTATGTCTGGTCGGCTTTCGCCTTGGGCATCGCCCTGTATTTCTGGCGGCTGCAGGCCGCCCGAATCTGGCATAAGTTTCTAAGCGGCACCACCAGCCAGGCCCGCTGGTGGCTGACGGCGGTCCTGGCACTGGCCCTGCTGGGGGCGCTGGCGGCCCTGCGCAAACATATCGTTAAAATAGCCGCCGGGGCCTGGCAAGGCCTTTTAAAACTGGTGCGCCAGAAACCGCTGTTGGCTTCCCTGAGCCTGCTGGCCTTCTTTGGTGCGGCAGCCCTGCTTATCTCCCTGTTTCCGGCCTGGGTCAGGATACTGCTGATGTTGCCCTTCGGGGCCATGGCCCTGCTGGTGTTCTTACGGGTCCATTCCTATTACCGGGGGTCCCATCTTTCCCTGGTCTTCTGGTGCCTGCTGCTGGCTTCGCTCTGGCAAATGGGCTTGGCCTCGTTTACTTCCAACATTCACCCCTACCTCTGGCTGGTATCGTCCGGAGCCTTGGCCCTGGCCGGGTTCAGCCAGTTCTCCTACTCCAGCCTCAGGCGGTGGCGCCAATGGCAGCGCTGGCTGTGGGGGGCTTTGTGGGCCTTAATGATGCTGGTGATCTCCGTCAACCCGGGATTTTCCCCGCCCCAGACGCTGGGGATCATGCTGCTTTGGTCAACCTTTTTAATGGTGCTGTCGCTTTACTGGAATAACCAGGGATCTTCGCTGGAATATTTCTGGATGATCGTTCTGACCGGACTGCTGGGCCAGAATGTGATGACCGTCTGGCGGCTGCCGGCCCGGCTGGATCTTTTCCCGGCCCTGATGCAGACCTTGGCCCTGCTGTGGCTGTACCTGATTATCAAGGGCACCTCCTGGCAGCCCGAGACCTCCACTTTTGAAGCGGCCGACTCCGAGCGGCGCCGGATGCGCCAGGCCGCCGTCAAGATATACAAACTATCCCGCACCCATTTTGCCGCTTTCTTCGGCGAGTCTTCGGCCAAGGCCATGGACGACCGCCTGAACCTGGTGCTGATTGAAAAAGGCTGGCCCATCAGATTATACGGCGACAAGAGCGAGGAGCGATTCGAGCGCGACCGGGGGATACTGGAACGGAGTCCGGCCTTCAAGGGCCTGCTGGACGAGATGTATTTTTACATCTCCCGGATCACCGGGTCCTATTTCGCCAAAAACACCTTCAAGACCGCCTACGAGAGCCTGTACTGGGAGGAGCGGGAGATCGCCCAGCAGTACCTGATGTCCGGCTGCCACTGGTCCGAAGGCCTGACCCTAAAAAAGCTCTCCCGTGAGAAGAAGGATGCCCAGGACGTGATCACTGGTGTGGCCCGGTTCTGGGAGCTTTCACAGGAGGAGGCCAAGGTGTTCTTCTCCCGGCTTAAGGAGGACCGGCGCAAGGCCGGCGAGACCATCATCCGGCAGGGCGAGGAGGGCGACAAGTTCTACATCATCAAGTCCGGGCAGGTGGAGATCTCCATTCAGAAAGACGGCGGTCCGGCCCAGATCGCGGCCCTGCTGGCCCGGGGCGACTACTTCGGCGAGATCGCCCTGATCAAGAAGGTCCCCCGCACCGCCACCGCCCGTGCCGTGTCCGACTGTTCGCTGCTAACTTTGGAGCGGGCCGACTTCGAGTTGCTGATGTCCCAAAAGGTGGACCTGGGGCCACGGATTGACCGCCTGCTGGAGAACCGGGGCTTCCTGGTGAAGCTGCCATTGTTCTCGGAATTCGCCCCGGCCCAGGTGGCCATGGCCGCCTCCCGGCTGATCCCCAGGCGCTGCCAGCCGGGGGAGGCGGTGATCGCCCAGGGCGAGCTGGGCGACAGCTTTTACATCATCAAGGAAGGGCAGTTCGAGGTCTGGGTGGAGCGGGAGGGCCAGAAGAACAAGGTGGCCGCATTGGGCCCGGGCGAATATTTCGGGGAGATCGCCCTGCTGTTGGACATGCCCCGCACCGCCAGCGTGGTCTCCCAGGGCCAGGGCCTGGTGCTGCAGCTGCACAAGGATGATTTCAAGAGCCTTTTGGGAGAGCACCTGTATTTCTACAAAAGCCTGGAGCAGGCCTCCAGCCGGAGATTGAAGGACACCCGGCACAAGGTGAGCTGA
- a CDS encoding nicotinate-nucleotide adenylyltransferase, translating into MPTPKRIGIFGGTFDPIHLGHLIVAQQTAEILGLDRVIFIPAGQPPHKGGEKLSPARDRYQMVRLAVRGNRLFSVSDIEIRSKRASYTVNTLKALKSKYKTAGLFLLLGLDQAVLLSTWKEPQKLFELATVCVLSRPGFSRNEVEPRWRKMLRFLPVSLIDISATAIRDRVRRSQAIRYLVPESAARYIKNKKLYQ; encoded by the coding sequence ATGCCAACACCAAAGCGTATAGGAATATTCGGTGGGACCTTTGATCCCATTCATCTGGGCCACCTGATCGTGGCCCAGCAGACGGCGGAAATACTGGGGTTGGACCGGGTCATCTTCATCCCGGCCGGACAGCCCCCCCACAAGGGCGGAGAAAAACTGTCCCCGGCAAGGGATCGTTATCAGATGGTGCGCCTGGCGGTCAGGGGCAACCGGCTGTTCAGCGTCTCGGATATCGAAATACGGTCAAAGCGCGCGTCCTATACCGTCAACACTTTAAAAGCCTTGAAGTCAAAATACAAGACCGCCGGGCTTTTTTTGCTTTTGGGGCTGGACCAGGCGGTCCTGCTTTCAACCTGGAAGGAACCGCAAAAACTCTTTGAACTGGCCACGGTCTGCGTGCTGAGCCGCCCCGGTTTTTCCCGGAACGAAGTGGAGCCCCGCTGGAGGAAGATGCTCCGGTTTTTGCCGGTCAGCCTGATCGACATCAGCGCCACCGCCATCCGGGACAGGGTCCGCCGCTCCCAAGCCATCCGCTATCTGGTGCCGGAATCTGCGGCCCGCTACATCAAAAACAAAAAACTGTATCAGTGA
- a CDS encoding ORF6N domain-containing protein, giving the protein MKSGVDLVPVDFIEQAIHAIRGHKIILDHDLANLYGVPVKVLNQAVKRNIVRFPEDFMFQLTVEEQIVLRSQIVTLKPGRGGHRKYRPYAFTEQGVAMLSGVLNSDRAIAVNIEIMRTFVKMRRMLTSHDKLAQKVAQMEKHYDGNFKAIFAAIKQLIEPDAPKRRPIGFKRDAV; this is encoded by the coding sequence ATGAAGAGTGGGGTGGATTTGGTGCCGGTGGATTTCATAGAACAAGCAATTCATGCCATAAGGGGGCATAAAATAATATTGGACCACGATTTGGCCAATTTATACGGCGTTCCAGTAAAGGTATTGAACCAGGCGGTCAAGCGAAATATTGTAAGGTTTCCCGAAGATTTCATGTTTCAATTGACTGTCGAGGAACAGATTGTTTTAAGGTCACAAATTGTGACCTTAAAACCTGGGCGGGGCGGGCATCGTAAATACCGGCCATATGCTTTTACCGAACAGGGGGTAGCCATGCTATCCGGTGTATTAAACAGCGACAGGGCCATAGCGGTGAATATCGAGATCATGAGAACTTTCGTAAAAATGCGGAGGATGTTGACATCCCATGACAAACTGGCCCAAAAAGTGGCTCAAATGGAAAAGCACTACGATGGCAATTTCAAGGCAATATTCGCAGCCATTAAACAGCTGATAGAACCTGATGCACCGAAGCGCCGCCCGATAGGGTTTAAAAGGGATGCCGTTTAG